The Odocoileus virginianus isolate 20LAN1187 ecotype Illinois chromosome 12, Ovbor_1.2, whole genome shotgun sequence genome has a segment encoding these proteins:
- the UNG gene encoding uracil-DNA glycosylase, producing the protein MIGQKTLYSFFSPNPARKRSACSPEPADPGTGVAAVVQSGDVAASPAKKPRAGPEEPGTPPSSPLSPEQLIRIQRNKAAALLRLAARNVPVGFGESWKNHLSGEFGKPYFIKLMGFVAEERKHYTVYPPPHQVFTWTQMCDIRDVKVVILGQDPYHGPNQAHGLCFSVQRPVSPPPSLENIYKELSTDIDGFVHPGHGDLSGWAKQGVLLLNAVLTVRAHQANSHRERGWEQFTDAVVSWLNQNAHGLVFLLWGFHAQKKGSAIDRKRHHVLQTSHPSPLSVYRGFFGCRHFSKTNELLQKSGKEPINWKDL; encoded by the exons ATGATCGGCCAGAAGACGCTCTACTCCTTCTTCTCCCCGAACCCCGCCAGGAAGCGAAGTGCTTGCAGTCCCGAGCCGGCCGACCCGGGGACCGGCGTGGCGGCCGTAGTTCAGAGCGGGGATGTGGCG GCCAGCCCCGCCAAGAAGCCCCGGGCCGGGCCGGAGGAGCCGGGCACGCCGCCCTCGTCGCCGCTGAGCCCGGAGCAGTTGATCCGCATCCAGAGGAACAAGGCGGCCGCGCTGCTCAGACTCGCGGCGCGTAACGTGCCGGTGGGTTTTGGTGAGAGTTGGAAGAACCACCTCAGCGGGGAGTTCGGGAAGCCGTACTTCATAAAG CTTATGGGATTTgttgcagaagaaagaaaacattacacTGTTTACCCTCCCCCTCACCAAGTCTTCACATGGACCCAAATGTGTGACATAAGAGAT GTGAAGGTCGTCATCTTGGGGCAGGACCCATATCACGGACCCAATCAAGCTCACGGGCTGTGCTTCAGTGTTCAGAGACCCGTGTCGCCCCCGCCCAG TTTGGAAAACATTTATAAAGAGCTGTCTACAGACATAGATGGTTTTGTTCACCCTGGTCATGGAGATTTATCCGGATGGGCCAAACAAG GTGTTCTCCTGCTCAATGCTGTCCTCACAGTCCGGGCACATCAGGCCAATTCTCATAGAGAGAGAGGTTGGGAGCAGTTCACCGACGCCGTCGTGTCGTGGCTCAATCAGAACGCCCACGGCCTTGTCTTCTTGCTCTGGGGCTTTCACGCTCAGAAGAAGGGCAGTGCCATTGATAGG AAGCGGCACCACGTACTGCAGACCTCACACCCCTCGCCGTTGTCGGTGTACAGAGGCTTCTTCGGATGCAGGCATTTCTCTAAAACTAATGAGCTGCTGCAAAAGTCCGGCAAAGAGCCCATCAACTGGAAGGACCTGTGA